The sequence ACGGCCCGCCCTGATCGAGCGACGACGCGCACGCCACCAGCCCGTACCGCGACACCGTCCCGTACGTCGGCTTCACCCCGACGGTCGCGGTCAGCGCCGCGGGCTGACGGATCGACCCGCCGGTGTCGGTGCCGATGGCCAGCGGCGCCTGAAAAGCCGCGAGCGCCGCCGCGCTGCCGCCACCGGATCCCCCCGGCACCCGCTCGACGTTCCACGGGTTGCGGGTCGGGCCGTAGGCGGAGTTCTCGGTGGAGCTGCCCATCGCGAACTCGTCCATGTTGGTCTTGCCCAGGATCGGGATGCCGGCCGCGCGCAGCCGCACCGTCACCGTCGCGTCGTACGGTGACTGCCAGCCCTGAAGGATCTTGGACCCGCAGGTGGTGGGCATATCGGTGGTGGTGAACACGTCCTTCAACGCCACCGGGACACCGGCCAGCGGCGAGGGCAGGTCCTCCCCGGCGGCCACCGCCGCGTCGACGCGCGCCGCCGCGGCCAGCGCCCGGTTCTCCGCGACGTGCAGAAACGCGTGGTAGCGCTCGTCGGTGGCGGCGATCTGGTCGAGGCAGGCCTTGGTGACCTCTGCCGAGGACACCTCCTTGCGTGCGATCTTGTCGGCCAGCATCGCCGCGTCCAGCCGGATCAGGTCGTTCATTCGGCCTCCCCCAGGATGCGCGGCACGCCGAACCGGCCGTCGACCGCGTTGGGCGCCTCGGCCAGGGCTTCCTCCTGGCTCAGCGACGGCTGCACCTTGTCGGGCCGGAACACGTTGACGTCCTTGAGCGGGTTGTCGGTGGGTGCGACGCCGGTGACGTCGACGGCCTGGATCTGGCTGACGTGGCCGATGATGGCGTCCAGCTGACCGGCGAAACTGTCCAGCTCGTCGTCGGTCAGGGCCAGCCGGGCCAGGCGCGCGAGGTGAGCCACCTCGTCTCGAGAGATCTTCGACACGCCGTCAACCCTAGCCAGTGCCGTCGTCGCCGCCCGCGCTGCCGAGGGCCCAAGGCTGTGTAACAGTGAGCGCGTGCCTTCGTATCTGCTGCGAGTCCAGCTCGAGGACCGCCCGGGCAGCCTCGGCGGGCTGGCCGTGGCGCTCGGCTCGGTGGGCGCTGACATCTTGTCGCTCGACGTCGTCGAACGGGGGTCGGGTATCGCGATCGACGATCTGGTCGTCGAGCTGCCGCCCGGGTCGATGCCCGACATGCTGATCACCGCCGCCGAGAAGATCGACGGCGTGCACGTCGATTCCGTCCGGCCGCACACCGGGCTGCTGGAGGCCCACCGCGAGCTGGAGCTCATCGACCGCGTCGCCGCCGCACCCAGAAAGACCAAGCTGCAAGTGCTCGTCGACGAGGCACCCAAAGTGCTGCGGGTCGGGTGGGCGTCGGTGATCCGGCTGGCCGAAACGGGACCGCAGCGCATCGTCGGCAGCACGGGAGCGCCCGAGACGCCCACGGTCGACACGCCATGGCTGCCGCTCGAGCGCGCCGAGGCGCTGGACGGGGCCGCCGACTGGGTGCCGGCGCTGTTGCGCGAGATGAACACCACGTTGGCCGCCGCACCGCTGGGCGATCCCCGCACCGCGCTGGTGGTCGGGCGGCCGGGCGGGCCGCAGTTCCGGCCGTCGGAGGTGGCGCGGCTGGGCTATCTGGCCGGCATCGTCGCGACGATTCTGCGCTGAGTCCGCGCGCGTCACCGGCTGTTACCGTGGGCTGATATCCGCTTGACGCACCGCCGCACGCCGTACGGAAGGGTTCCGCGTGGACACGCTGCTGATCGTACTCGCCATCGTCCTGCTCGCCGCGGCCGTCATCGTGCTGGTCGTGGCCTTGCGCCGGCCGAAGAATACCGAATCCGGTGCGGACCGCCAAGACCCGCTGAAGTTCGCGGCGACCATGCCGCAATTCGGTCCTCGCCAACTCGGGCCGGGCGCGATCGTCTCCCATGGCGGCGTGGACTATGTCGTGCGCGGTTCGGTCACGCTGCGGCAAGGCCCG comes from Mycolicibacterium pulveris and encodes:
- the gatC gene encoding Asp-tRNA(Asn)/Glu-tRNA(Gln) amidotransferase subunit GatC; its protein translation is MSKISRDEVAHLARLARLALTDDELDSFAGQLDAIIGHVSQIQAVDVTGVAPTDNPLKDVNVFRPDKVQPSLSQEEALAEAPNAVDGRFGVPRILGEAE
- a CDS encoding ACT domain-containing protein, with protein sequence MPSYLLRVQLEDRPGSLGGLAVALGSVGADILSLDVVERGSGIAIDDLVVELPPGSMPDMLITAAEKIDGVHVDSVRPHTGLLEAHRELELIDRVAAAPRKTKLQVLVDEAPKVLRVGWASVIRLAETGPQRIVGSTGAPETPTVDTPWLPLERAEALDGAADWVPALLREMNTTLAAAPLGDPRTALVVGRPGGPQFRPSEVARLGYLAGIVATILR